The Streptomyces camelliae genome window below encodes:
- the nhaA gene encoding Na+/H+ antiporter NhaA has translation MAAPRTQKAPRKALGRLSLPERAIVADALRTETVGGVLLLLAAVAALVWANIPALHHSYETVSHFHLGPGTLGLNLSLTHWAADGLLAVFFFVAGIELKRELVAGDLRDPRAAALPVVAALCGMAVPALVYTLTTLTGHGSTQGWAVPTATDIAFALAVLAVIGTSLPSALRAFLLTLAVVDDLFAILIIAVFFTERLNFAALGGAVAGLVVFWLLLRKGVRGWYVYVPLALVIWALMYNSGVHATIAGVAMGLMLRCTTREGEQHSPGEHIEHLVRPLSAGLAVPLFALFSAGVKVSGGALGDVFTKPETLGVVLGLVVGKTLGIFGGTWLTVRFTRASLSEDLAWADVFAVASLAGIGFTVSLLIGELAFAGDAVLTDEVKAAVLTGSLIAAVWATVLLKIRNAKYRRLCAEEERDDDLDGIPDVYEQDDPAYHLRMAEIHERKAAEHRRIAAERAAERTAAARHGLAEVAGGAGEDDDRPA, from the coding sequence CGCCGCCGTCGCGGCCCTCGTCTGGGCGAACATCCCGGCTCTCCACCACAGCTACGAGACCGTCAGCCACTTCCACCTCGGCCCCGGCACGCTCGGCCTGAACCTCTCCCTGACCCACTGGGCCGCCGACGGCCTGCTCGCGGTGTTCTTCTTCGTCGCCGGCATCGAGCTCAAGCGCGAACTGGTCGCCGGGGACCTGCGCGACCCCAGAGCCGCCGCGCTGCCCGTGGTCGCCGCGCTGTGCGGCATGGCCGTACCGGCGCTCGTCTACACCCTCACCACCCTCACCGGACACGGCTCCACGCAGGGCTGGGCGGTGCCCACGGCGACCGACATCGCCTTCGCGCTCGCGGTCCTCGCGGTCATCGGCACCTCCCTCCCCAGCGCCCTGCGCGCCTTCCTGCTCACCCTCGCGGTCGTCGACGACCTCTTCGCGATCCTGATCATCGCGGTCTTCTTCACCGAGCGGCTGAACTTCGCCGCCCTCGGCGGGGCCGTCGCCGGGCTGGTGGTCTTCTGGCTGCTGCTGCGCAAAGGCGTGCGCGGCTGGTACGTGTACGTTCCGCTGGCCTTGGTGATCTGGGCGCTGATGTACAACAGCGGCGTGCACGCCACCATCGCCGGTGTGGCCATGGGCCTGATGCTGCGCTGCACCACCCGCGAGGGCGAGCAGCACTCCCCGGGCGAGCACATCGAGCACCTGGTGCGGCCCCTGTCGGCCGGGCTCGCCGTACCGCTGTTCGCGCTGTTCAGCGCCGGGGTGAAGGTCTCCGGCGGGGCGCTCGGGGACGTGTTCACCAAGCCGGAGACGCTCGGCGTGGTGCTCGGGCTCGTCGTCGGCAAGACGCTCGGCATATTCGGCGGCACATGGCTGACCGTCCGCTTCACCCGCGCCTCTCTCAGCGAGGACCTCGCCTGGGCCGACGTCTTCGCGGTGGCCTCGCTCGCCGGGATCGGCTTCACCGTCTCCCTGCTCATCGGCGAGCTCGCCTTCGCCGGCGATGCCGTCCTCACCGACGAGGTGAAGGCCGCCGTCCTCACCGGATCACTGATCGCGGCGGTGTGGGCGACGGTGCTGCTGAAGATACGCAACGCCAAGTACCGCAGGCTGTGCGCGGAGGAGGAGCGCGACGACGACCTCGACGGCATCCCGGACGTGTACGAGCAGGACGACCCGGCGTACCACCTGCGCATGGCCGAGATCCACGAGCGCAAGGCCGCCGAACACCGGCGGATCGCCGCCGAGCGCGCCGCGGAGCGGACGGCCGCGGCCCGCCACGGGCTTGCGGAAGTGGCGGGCGGGGCAGGCGAGGACGACGACCGTCCGGCATGA
- a CDS encoding phage holin family protein: MSAPDGSPVGAERSIGQLFASATTELSALVHDEIALAKAQLKQDVKRGAVSGGAFSMAGMVLLFSLPMLNFALAYGIRTWTHWNLAICFVLSFAANVLVAVLLALIGLVFAKKAKKSKGPQKVAASVKETAGVLQNAKPHPRAELPEDRTPAAIEAVARSSS; this comes from the coding sequence ATGAGCGCACCCGACGGCAGCCCGGTCGGCGCCGAACGCAGCATCGGCCAGCTGTTCGCCTCGGCGACGACCGAATTGTCGGCGCTGGTGCACGACGAGATCGCGCTGGCCAAGGCCCAGCTGAAGCAGGACGTGAAGCGCGGCGCGGTCAGCGGCGGCGCCTTCTCGATGGCGGGCATGGTGCTGCTGTTCTCCCTGCCGATGCTCAACTTCGCGCTCGCGTACGGCATCCGGACCTGGACCCACTGGAATCTGGCGATCTGCTTCGTGCTGTCCTTCGCGGCCAACGTGCTCGTCGCCGTCCTCCTCGCGCTGATCGGCCTGGTCTTCGCGAAGAAGGCCAAGAAGAGCAAGGGCCCGCAGAAGGTGGCCGCGTCGGTGAAGGAGACGGCGGGCGTCCTGCAGAACGCCAAGCCGCACCCGCGCGCCGAACTGCCCGAGGACCGCACCCCCGCGGCCATCGAAGCTGTGGCACGCTCGTCGTCATGA